The following coding sequences lie in one bacterium genomic window:
- a CDS encoding cupredoxin domain-containing protein has protein sequence MRTATIAGLTALVMLAIGPRPLGAQSAVTVDVQDFSFQPHEWTIQAGTVVTWVNHDEWPHHVAAEDGKSFNSGIIAPGKDFKFAFAAPGRYSYRCGVHPTMSGVITVQGQ, from the coding sequence ATGCGCACGGCAACGATCGCGGGCCTCACCGCCCTCGTGATGCTGGCGATCGGCCCCCGGCCCCTCGGAGCCCAGTCGGCCGTCACGGTGGACGTCCAGGACTTTTCGTTTCAGCCCCATGAGTGGACGATTCAGGCGGGAACCGTCGTCACCTGGGTGAACCACGACGAGTGGCCCCATCATGTGGCGGCTGAGGATGGGAAGAGCTTTAATTCGGGGATCATCGCACCGGGGAAGGACTTCAAGTTCGCTTTTGCGGCGCCGGGTCGCTACAGTTACCGATGCGGCGTCCACCCTACTATGTCGGGGGTGATTACCGTCCAGGGCCAGTAG